One Anoplopoma fimbria isolate UVic2021 breed Golden Eagle Sablefish chromosome 2, Afim_UVic_2022, whole genome shotgun sequence DNA window includes the following coding sequences:
- the LOC129103255 gene encoding eukaryotic translation initiation factor 4 gamma 2-like isoform X2 — MLGNIKFIGELGKLNLIHESILHKCIKTLLEKKKRVQLKDVGEDLECLCQIMRTVGPKLDHEKARSLMDQYFSRMQSLTNSKELPARIRFLLQNTVEQRANNWAARKAYSDNGPKTINQVRQDAVKDLGVFIPPSNDGMRNEFFMENSSFLPTRIKFDRETLGGLADMFGQMPGSGIGTGPGVIQDHYSPTMARHRTNPLYNGHIGNSNGSHQPQFEGGNKPYIKPSQGQSSPVFNHKQNHAVQMQSKDMAPRFVKKGKVNVDEISLRPAQSFILSKKQIPKMNMIPSTTQGPILGQPPQLGLKTNPPPIQEKPAKSTKKPPPTKEELCKMTETLVADYLNNKNIDEAVNAVREMKAPKHFLSEMLNKIVVYSLDRSDEDKEHASTLVHALCTEGLASGENLMQAFLSVLDQCPNIEEEVPLVKSYLAQFAARAIITDLVSIADLAHPLENGAHFPLFLLCLQQMVKLKDRDWLADMFQQSKVNMQKMLPEIDQNKDRMLEILDGKGLSFLFPLMKLEKELLKQIKVDPSPQSIYKWIKDNISPKLHTDKGFVNILMTSFLQYIAYEINPDDDEEQLSAPSKEQQDEEKQQLLAFKPVMQKFLHDHIELQVGALYALQVHCNTKGFPKGMLLRYFVNFYDMEIIEEEAFLSWKEDVTQEFPGKGKALFQVNQWLTWLETAEEEESEDEEY; from the exons ATGCTGGGCAACATTAAATTCATTGGGGAACTTGGCAAACTCAACCTCATCCACGAATCTATCCTTCATAAGTGCATCAAAACA cttttggagaagaagaagagagtcCAACTCAAGGATGTGGGTGAAGACTTGGAATGCCTCTGTCAGATAATGAGAACAGTGGGACCTAAACTTGATCATGAAAAGGCTAGG TCCTTGATGGATCAGTACTTTAGCCGCATGCAATCCTTAACGAACAGCAAGGAACTGCCTGCTAGGATTCGTTTCCTGCTGCAGAATACAGTGGAGCAGCGCGCAAACAACTGGGCCGCTCGCAAAGCGTATTCAGACAATGGACCAAAGACGATCAACCAAGTTCGTCAGGATGCAGTAAAG GATTTAGGTGTTTTCATTCCACCTTCGAACGATGGAATGAGAAACGAATTCTTCATGGAAAACTCCTCCTTCCTGCCAACAAGGATCAAGTTTGACAGAGAAACTCTTGGTGGATTGGCAGATATGTTTGGACAAATGCCTG gaaGTGGCATTGGTACAGGTCCAGGAGTCATTCAGGACCACTATTCCCCTACCATGGCACGTCATCGCACAAACCCGCTCTACAATGGCCACATTGGAAACAGCAACGGTTCACATCAGCCTCAATTTGAAGGGGGAAACAAACCGTATATAAAACCAAGCCAG ggGCAAAGTTCACCAGTTTTCAACCACAAACAGAATCACGCTGTGCAGATGCAGTCTAAGGATATGGCTCCACGATTTGTCAAGAAGGGGAAGGTCAATGTTGATGAG ATCAGTCTGAGGCCGGCACAGTCCTTCATCTTAAGTAAGAAACAAATCCCAAAGATGAATATGATTCCTTCAACTACCCAAGGTCCCATACTTGGACAg cCTCCACAGCTTGGCCTGAAAACCAACCCCCCTCCAATTCAGGAGAAACCTGCAAAGTCTACCAAAAAACCTCCTCCTACAAAGGAGGAGTTGTGCAAAATGACA GAGACACTGGTGGCAGATTACCTGAACAACAAGAACATCGATGAGGCAGTGAACGCTGTGAGGGAGATGAAGGCGCCAAAACACTTTCTGTCTGAGATGCTGAACAAGATCGTGGTCTATTCCCTTGATCGCTCAGATGAGGATAAGGAGCATGCAAGCACCCTGGTCCATGCTCTCTGCACAGAAGGTCTTGCCTCGGGTGAAAATCTAATGCAG gcCTTTTTGAGTGTTCTGGACCAGTGTCCCAACATCGAGGAGGAAGTACCACTGGTGAAGTCCTACCTGGCACAGTTTGCTGCACGTGCGATCATCACTGACCTGGTCAGCATCGCAGATTTGGCCCATCCACTGGAGAATGGTGCACATTTCCCACTTTTCTTGCTCTGCCTGCAGCAGATGGTCAAACTGAAGGACCGTGATTGGCTGGCTGACATGTTTCAGCAGAGCAAGGTCAACATGCAGAAAATGTTACCTG AAATTGACCAGAACAAGGACAGGATGCTGGAGATTTTGGATGGGAAAGGTCTCAGCTTTTTGTTTCCACTGATGAAACTGGAGAAAGAGCTGCTGAAGCAGATCAAAGTAGATCCCTCTCCACAGTCTATCTACAAGTGGATCAAAGACAACATCTCTCCTAAACTCCACACCGACAAAGGCTTTGTCAACATCCTCATGACCAG CTTCTTGCAGTACATTGCTTATGAGATCAACCCTGACGACGATGAAGAGCAGCTTTCTGCGCCCAGTAAGGAGCAGCAGGAtgaggagaagcagcagctgctggCTTTCAAGCCGGTGATGCAGAAGTTCCTCCACGATCACATTGAGCTGCAAGTCGGTGCGCTGTACGCCCTGCAGGTTCACTGCAACACCAAGGGTTTCCCCAAAG GAATGTTACTGCGCTACTTTGTCAACTTTTATGACATGGAAATAATTGAAGAAGAAGCCTTCCTTTCATGGAAAGAAGATGTCACCCAAGAATTCCCAGGGAAAGGGAAAGCATTATTTCAG GTGAACCAGTGGCTGACCTGGCTGGAGACTGCTGAAGAAGAGGAATCCGAGGATGAGGAATACTGA
- the LOC129103255 gene encoding eukaryotic translation initiation factor 4 gamma 2-like isoform X1, whose amino-acid sequence MSQQQTARYTAKLRVLRNPADPPKQINLDLGEFLGKTPGSGVQRWVPSRSTRRDANSSNEKGQKDAIFRKVRGILNKLTPEKFDKLCLELLNVGVGSKLVLKGTILLIVDKALEEPKYSQLYAQLCLRLSEDAPNFEDPTENQGSLKQNTTFRRLLISKLQDEFENRTRNVELFDKDDSPLTSEEEEQRSIAKLKMLGNIKFIGELGKLNLIHESILHKCIKTLLEKKKRVQLKDVGEDLECLCQIMRTVGPKLDHEKARSLMDQYFSRMQSLTNSKELPARIRFLLQNTVEQRANNWAARKAYSDNGPKTINQVRQDAVKDLGVFIPPSNDGMRNEFFMENSSFLPTRIKFDRETLGGLADMFGQMPGSGIGTGPGVIQDHYSPTMARHRTNPLYNGHIGNSNGSHQPQFEGGNKPYIKPSQGQSSPVFNHKQNHAVQMQSKDMAPRFVKKGKVNVDEISLRPAQSFILSKKQIPKMNMIPSTTQGPILGQPPQLGLKTNPPPIQEKPAKSTKKPPPTKEELCKMTETLVADYLNNKNIDEAVNAVREMKAPKHFLSEMLNKIVVYSLDRSDEDKEHASTLVHALCTEGLASGENLMQAFLSVLDQCPNIEEEVPLVKSYLAQFAARAIITDLVSIADLAHPLENGAHFPLFLLCLQQMVKLKDRDWLADMFQQSKVNMQKMLPEIDQNKDRMLEILDGKGLSFLFPLMKLEKELLKQIKVDPSPQSIYKWIKDNISPKLHTDKGFVNILMTSFLQYIAYEINPDDDEEQLSAPSKEQQDEEKQQLLAFKPVMQKFLHDHIELQVGALYALQVHCNTKGFPKGMLLRYFVNFYDMEIIEEEAFLSWKEDVTQEFPGKGKALFQVNQWLTWLETAEEEESEDEEY is encoded by the exons ATGTCACAACAACAAACGGCGCGGTATACCGCAAAATTGCGCGTTTTGAGGAATCCAGCGGACCCTCCCAAGCAAATAAATTTGGACCTAGG CGAGTTCCTGGGGAAAACCCCAGGTTCTGGCGTTCAGAGATGGGTACCTTCTCGAAGCACTAGACGAGATGCCAACTCCTCCAACGAGAAAGGGCAAAAGGATGCAATCTTTAGGAAAGTGAGAGG cataCTTAATAAACTGACCCCAGAAAAGTTTGACAAACTATGCCTGGAGCTCCTCAATGTGGGTGTGGGGTCAAAACTTGTCCTCAAAGGAACCATCTTGTTG atTGTTGACAAAGCCCTCGAAGAGCCCAAGTACAGCCAGTTATATGCCCAACTATGTCTACGCTTGTCAGAGGATGCACCAAACTTTGAAGACCCAACAGAAAATCAAGGATCACTTAAGCAAAATACC ACCTTCAGAAGGCTTCTGATTTCCAAGCTTCAAGATGAGTTTGAGAACCGCACCAGAAATGTTGAAC TCTTTGACAAAGATGACAGTCCACTCAcctcggaggaggaggagcagcgtTCTATTGCAAAGCTCAAGATGCTGGGCAACATTAAATTCATTGGGGAACTTGGCAAACTCAACCTCATCCACGAATCTATCCTTCATAAGTGCATCAAAACA cttttggagaagaagaagagagtcCAACTCAAGGATGTGGGTGAAGACTTGGAATGCCTCTGTCAGATAATGAGAACAGTGGGACCTAAACTTGATCATGAAAAGGCTAGG TCCTTGATGGATCAGTACTTTAGCCGCATGCAATCCTTAACGAACAGCAAGGAACTGCCTGCTAGGATTCGTTTCCTGCTGCAGAATACAGTGGAGCAGCGCGCAAACAACTGGGCCGCTCGCAAAGCGTATTCAGACAATGGACCAAAGACGATCAACCAAGTTCGTCAGGATGCAGTAAAG GATTTAGGTGTTTTCATTCCACCTTCGAACGATGGAATGAGAAACGAATTCTTCATGGAAAACTCCTCCTTCCTGCCAACAAGGATCAAGTTTGACAGAGAAACTCTTGGTGGATTGGCAGATATGTTTGGACAAATGCCTG gaaGTGGCATTGGTACAGGTCCAGGAGTCATTCAGGACCACTATTCCCCTACCATGGCACGTCATCGCACAAACCCGCTCTACAATGGCCACATTGGAAACAGCAACGGTTCACATCAGCCTCAATTTGAAGGGGGAAACAAACCGTATATAAAACCAAGCCAG ggGCAAAGTTCACCAGTTTTCAACCACAAACAGAATCACGCTGTGCAGATGCAGTCTAAGGATATGGCTCCACGATTTGTCAAGAAGGGGAAGGTCAATGTTGATGAG ATCAGTCTGAGGCCGGCACAGTCCTTCATCTTAAGTAAGAAACAAATCCCAAAGATGAATATGATTCCTTCAACTACCCAAGGTCCCATACTTGGACAg cCTCCACAGCTTGGCCTGAAAACCAACCCCCCTCCAATTCAGGAGAAACCTGCAAAGTCTACCAAAAAACCTCCTCCTACAAAGGAGGAGTTGTGCAAAATGACA GAGACACTGGTGGCAGATTACCTGAACAACAAGAACATCGATGAGGCAGTGAACGCTGTGAGGGAGATGAAGGCGCCAAAACACTTTCTGTCTGAGATGCTGAACAAGATCGTGGTCTATTCCCTTGATCGCTCAGATGAGGATAAGGAGCATGCAAGCACCCTGGTCCATGCTCTCTGCACAGAAGGTCTTGCCTCGGGTGAAAATCTAATGCAG gcCTTTTTGAGTGTTCTGGACCAGTGTCCCAACATCGAGGAGGAAGTACCACTGGTGAAGTCCTACCTGGCACAGTTTGCTGCACGTGCGATCATCACTGACCTGGTCAGCATCGCAGATTTGGCCCATCCACTGGAGAATGGTGCACATTTCCCACTTTTCTTGCTCTGCCTGCAGCAGATGGTCAAACTGAAGGACCGTGATTGGCTGGCTGACATGTTTCAGCAGAGCAAGGTCAACATGCAGAAAATGTTACCTG AAATTGACCAGAACAAGGACAGGATGCTGGAGATTTTGGATGGGAAAGGTCTCAGCTTTTTGTTTCCACTGATGAAACTGGAGAAAGAGCTGCTGAAGCAGATCAAAGTAGATCCCTCTCCACAGTCTATCTACAAGTGGATCAAAGACAACATCTCTCCTAAACTCCACACCGACAAAGGCTTTGTCAACATCCTCATGACCAG CTTCTTGCAGTACATTGCTTATGAGATCAACCCTGACGACGATGAAGAGCAGCTTTCTGCGCCCAGTAAGGAGCAGCAGGAtgaggagaagcagcagctgctggCTTTCAAGCCGGTGATGCAGAAGTTCCTCCACGATCACATTGAGCTGCAAGTCGGTGCGCTGTACGCCCTGCAGGTTCACTGCAACACCAAGGGTTTCCCCAAAG GAATGTTACTGCGCTACTTTGTCAACTTTTATGACATGGAAATAATTGAAGAAGAAGCCTTCCTTTCATGGAAAGAAGATGTCACCCAAGAATTCCCAGGGAAAGGGAAAGCATTATTTCAG GTGAACCAGTGGCTGACCTGGCTGGAGACTGCTGAAGAAGAGGAATCCGAGGATGAGGAATACTGA
- the ctr9 gene encoding RNA polymerase-associated protein CTR9 homolog: MSRGSIEIPLRDTDEVIELDFDQLPEGDEVISILKQEHTQLHIWIALALEYYKQGKTEDFVKLLEAARIDGNLDYRDHEKDQMTCLDTLAAYYVQQARKEKNKDAKKELITQATLLYTMADKIIMYDQNHLLGRACFCLLEGDKMDQADAQFHFVLNQSTNNIPALLGKACISFNKKDYRGALAYYKKALRTNPGCPAEVRLGMGHCFVKLSKLEKARLAFGRALDLNSKCVGALVGLAVLELNSKEADSIKNGVQLLSRAYTIDPSNPMVLNHLANHFFFKKDYSKVQHLALHAFHNTEVEAMQAESCYQLARSFHVQEDYDQAFQYYYQATQFASSTFVLPFFGLGQMYVYRRDKENAAQCFEKVLKAYPNNYETMKILGSLYATSDDQEKRDIAKGHLKKVTEQYPDDVEAWIELAQILEQTDIQGALSAYGTATRILQEKVQADVPPEILNNLGALHFRLGNLGEAKKYFLASLDRAKAEGEHDEHYYNAISVTTSYNLARLYEAMCEFHEAEKLYKNILREHPNYVDCYLRLGAMARDKGNFYEASDWFKEALQINQDHPDAWSLIGNLHLAKQEWGPGQKKFERILKQPSTQNDTYSMLALGNVWLQTLHQPTRDREKEKRHQDRALAIYKQVLRNDSKNLYAANGIGAVLAHKGFFREARDVFAQVREATADISDVWLNLAHIYVEQKQYISAVQMYENCLKKFYKYQNTEVLLYLARALFKCGKLQECKQMLLKARHVAPSDTVLMFNVALVLQRLATLVLKDEKSNLKAVLSAVKELELAHRYFSYLSKAGDKMRFDLALAASEARQCSDLLSQAQYHVARARKQDEEEKELRAKQEQERDILRQQIKKEQTDKRNKEVEEQKKLLEQRALYVEKTKNLLTFAEGSKEMSKEKKKGGGRRKKGGDMEEFVNDDSDEDLPMKKRRKRKGGSGSEQEEGADGEKSRKKRRKPARGDDSDDEEGGSRPKKQRKPKERKRIEKSQPERLPPSLKGKIKSKAIISSSESSSDEDGLKIAEDRNQRDSGSGSDEGAHRKRIASDSESDGGKNRSGSEAGSPAGSPAGSPRRSAGSDDDSGSDRPVKKRRVQRQSDSEQSDNESKKSRSGSEDESRRGSPVAASDRGSEAGSDNEGSPRRSDNEGSPRRSDNGSEHEASNNDSE, encoded by the exons ATGTCTCGGGGCTCCATCGAGATCCCTTTACGGGACACAGATGAG GTCATCGAGCTTGACTTTGACCAGCTGCCCGAAGGAGACGAGGTCATCAGTATCCTGAAGcaggaacacacacagctgcacatcTGGATTGCTTTGGCG TTGGAGTACTACAAGCAGGGCAAAACAGAGGATTTTGTCAAGCTTTTAGAGGCAGCTCGTATTGATGGAAACCTTGACTACAGAGACCACGAGAAGGACCAGATGACCTGTCTGGACACATTGGCAGCTTATTATGTTCAGCAAGCAcggaaagagaaaaacaaagatgccaAGAAAGAGCTCATCACGCAGGCGACGCTGCTCTATACAATGGCAGACAAGATCATCATGTATGATCAG AACCATTTGTTGGGGCGAGCCTGTTTCTGCCTGCTGGAAGGAGACAAGATGGACCAGGCCGACGCTCAGTTCCACTTTGTCCTCAATCAGTCCACCAACAACATCCCTGCTTTGCTTG GTAAGGCTTGCATCTCCTTCAATAAAAAGGATTACAGAGGAGCGCTGGCATACTACAAAAAGGCCCTCCGTACAAACCCCGGCTGCCCAG CTGAGGTAAGGCTAGGGATGGGCCACTGTTTTGTCAAGCTCAGCAAACTGGAGAAGGCTCGTCTGGCGTTTGGCCGAGCCCTGGACCTTAACTCCAAATGTGTGGGAGCTCTTGTTGGTTTGGCTGTTTTAGAACTCAACAGCAAGGAGGCAGATTCCATCAAGAACGGAGTGCAGCTCCTGTCGCGGGCCTACACCATCGACCCCAGCAACCCCATGGTGCTCAATCACCTCGCCAACCACTTTTTCTTCAAAAAG gattacaGTAAAGTACAGCATCTGGCCCTCCACGCTTTCCACAACACAGAGGTCGAGGCCATGCAGGCTGAGAGCTGCTACCAGTTGGCTCGCTCATTTCACGTGCAG gAGGACTACGACCAAGCATTTCAGTATTACTACCAGGCCACTCAGTTTGCCTCGTCCACCTTCGTGTTGCCCTTCTTCGGCCTGGGGCAGATGTATGTGTATCGAAGGGACAAAGAGAATGCGGCACAGTGCTTCGAAAAGGTTTTAAAGGCCTACCCCAACAACTACGAAACAATGAAAATTCTGGGGTCTCTCTATGCTACATCTGACGATCAGGAAAAGAGAGACATCGCCAAA GGTCATTTGAAGAAGGTGACGGAGCAGTACCCAGATGATGTGGAGGCGTGGATCGAGCTGGCTCAGATTCTGGAGCAGACAGATATTCAAGGAGCTCTGTCTGCATACGGCACAGCAACCCGCATCCTGCAGGAGAAGGTGCAGGCTGACGTTCCCCCCGAGATCCTCAACAACCTCGGGGCTCTTCACTTCAGACTGGGCAACCTTGGAGAGGCCAAG AAATACTTTCTTGCGTCTCTCGACCGGGCAAAAGCTGAAGGAGAGCATGACGAGCATTACTACAACGCCATTTCTGTCACCACCTCCTACAATCTGGCCCGTCTGTACGAAGCAATGTGTGAATTCCATGAAGCTGAGAAACTCTACAAAAACATCCTGAGAGAGCATCCTAACTATGTGGACT GTTATCTGCGTCTTGGAGCGATGGCTCGCGACAAAGGAAATTTCTACGAAGCCTCTGATTGGTTCAAAGAGGCCCTGCAGATTAATCAG GATCACCCGGATGCCTGGTCTCTGATAGGGAACCTTCACTTGGCCAAACAGGAATGGGGACCGGGTCAAAAGAAGTTTGAGCGTATTCTGAAGCAGCCGTCCACACAAAACGACACCTACTCCATGCTGGCTCTGGGCAACGTGTGGCTGCAGACTCTGCACCAGCCCACAAGAGACCGGGAAAAG GAAAAGAGACACCAGGATCGAGCCCTGGCGATTTACAAACAAGTCCTGCGAAATGACTCCAAGAACCTCTACGCTGCCAATGGCATCG GTGCCGTCCTGGCCCATAAGGGCTTCTTCAGAGAGGCTCGTGACGTGTTTGCTCAGGTGAGGGAGGCCACAGCAGACATCAGCGACGTCTGGCTAAATCTGGCTCACATCTATGTCGAACAGAAGCAGTACATCAGCGCCGTGCAGATG TATGAGAACTGCCTGAAGAAATTTTACAAATACCAGAACACTGAGGTGCTGCTGTACCTCGCAAGGGCGCTCTTCAAATGTGGCAAACTCCAAGAGTGCAAGCAGATGCTGCTGAAG GCTCGTCATGTGGCGCCCAGCGACACGGTGCTCATGTTCAACGTGGCCCTGGTGCTTCAGAGACTTGCCACTCTCGTGCTGAAAGATGAGAAGAGCAACTTGAAGGCTGTGCTCAGCGCTGTCAAAGAGCTGGAACTGGCTCACAG GTATTTCAGCTACCTCAGTAAGGCTGGAGACAAGATGAGGTTTGACCTCGCTCTTGCTGCTTCTGAAGCTAG GCAGTGCTCTGACCTGCTGAGTCAGGCTCAGTACCACGTGGCAAGAGCCAGAAagcaggatgaggaggagaaggagcttCGGGCCAAACAAGAACAGGAGAGGGACATTCTGCGTcaacagataaagaaagaaCAG ACAGATAAGCGGAACAAAGAGGTGGAGGAACAGAAGAAGCTCCTGGAGCAGAGAGCTTTGTACGTGGAGAAGACCAAGAACCTGCTCACCTTCGCAGAGGGATCAAAGGAAATGtccaaagaaaagaagaagggTGGTGGACGC CGTAAGAAAGGAGGCGACATGGAGGAGTTTGTCAATGATGATTCTGATGAGGACCTGCCaatgaagaaaaggaggaagagaaagggcGGCAGTGGCAGCGAACAGGAGGAGGGCGCTGACGGAGAGAAGTCAcgcaagaagaggaggaa ACCTGCTAGAGGAGACGACAGTGATGACGAGGAAGGAGGGTCACGACCCAAGAAGCAGCGTAAACCTAAAGAACGCAAGAGGATTGAAAAG TCTCAGCCTGAGCGTCTGCCACCGTCTCTTAAGGGAAAGATCAAGTCTAAGGCTATCATCTCCTCTTCTGAGTCCTCTTCAGATGAGGATGGCCTGAAAATAGCTGAAGACAG AAACCAAAGAGACAGTGGTTCAGGATCTGATGAGGGCGCCCACAGGAAGCGGATTGCGTCCGACAGTGAGTCAGACGGAGGAAAGAACCGCTCTGGCAGTGAGGCGGGCAGCCCGGCGGGCAGCCCGGCAGGCAGCCCTCGGCGCTCTGCAGGCTCCGACGATGACTCTGGCAGCGACCGtccagtgaagaagaggagggtgcAGCGGCAGTCGGACTCGGAGCAGTCGGACAACGAGAGCAAGAAGAGCCGGTCAGGTTCAGAAGACGAGTCCAGGCGCGGTTCGCCCGTCGCAGCATCAGACCGAGGATCTGAAGCGGGTTCAGACAACGAGGGCTCCCCGCGTCGCTCTGACAACGAGGGCTCCCCACGCCGCTCTGACAATGGCTCTGAACATGAAGCCTCTAACAATGACAGCGAGTGA